Part of the Rhodanobacteraceae bacterium genome, GACACCGCCAACTCGATCGCCACCGTGGTCGCCACCAAGGTGCTGACGCCGATGCAGGCGGTAGGCCTGGCCGCCAGCATGAACCTGATCGGCGCGCTGGCCGGCGAGGCGGGCGGCAAGACCATTTCCAGCGGCCTGGTCGATGCCAATGGTGACGATCACCTCCGGCGCGCTGCTGCGCGCGCTGCTGGCGGCGATCGTGTGGAACCTGATCACCTGTGGTGGGTTTGCCATCGAGTTCCAGTCACGCGCTGATCGGCGGCCTGTGCGGCGCCGCGCTGGCCGCTGCGGCCGGGAATACCGATGCGCTGATCTGGCGCAGTCGGCCGAGCCCCGGCTACAAGGGCGGCGGCCTGTCTCTACAAGGTCGTGGTGCCGATGATCTCGTCGCCGATCGCCGGTTTCCTGCTCGGCATGATGATCTTGGCCTGCTGTTCGCGCTGGTGGCGTTGATGGCCAGGAGCGGCGGCTGGCTCGCTGGCTGGCGCGACCGCGCTGGGTCAACGCCTTCTTCGGCAAGGCGCAGTTGGTGTCGGCCGCGTACATGGGTTTCGCCCACGGCCTGAATGACGCGCAGAAGACCATGGGCATCATCGCGCTGGCGCTGATCGGCGACAGGCCACCGGCACCCTGGACGGACTGCCGGACATGCTCGCCTTCCCGCATCCGACCATGACAAGGAAGGCATCGACACCTGGATCAAGATCACCTGTGCGCTGGTGATGGCGGCCGGTACCGCCGCCGGGCGGCTGGCGCATCATCAAGACCCTCGGCCACAAGATGGTCAAGCTGCACCCGATCCACGGCTTCGCCGCGGAGACCGCGTCGGCGACCATCCTGTCGGCGGCGGCGACCCTGGGCATGCCGGTCTCGACCACCCACAGCATCTCCACCGCGATCATGGGCGTGGGCTTCGCCAAGCGCGCCAACGCGCTGCGCTGGACCGTGGTCGAACGCATCCTGTGGGCCTGGGTGTTCACCATCCCGGTCACTGCGGTGCTGGCTTATGCGATGGTGTGGGTGACGCGATGAGGCGCTGGCGCGCCAGTGGCGAAATGTGAGAGAAACGTCAACCGGAGCACGCTTCGATTGACGTTTACGTTTCACATTTCACTTCCGACTTGACCCTGACCCACCACTCAAGGCGCCGCAACTAGACTCCGCGCATCTCCTCACGCGAGTCCACGGCCATGGGCGTCCCCACTCGACATCAGCCGCTTCGATTCCGACCGCGACGCCTTCGTCGCCGACCTGGGCCGCGCCTACCGCGAGTACGGCTTTTGCGGCATCAGTGGCCACGGCATCCCGGCCTCCCTGATCGACGGTGCCTATGCGGCCTTCGAGCGCTTCTTCGACCTGCCGGATGCGGTCAAGCGCCGTTATCACGTGGCCGGCGGCGGCGGTGCGCGCGGCTACACGCCCTACAAGGTGGAGACGGCGAAAGACTCCAAACATGCGGATCTGAAGGAGTTCTGGCACATCGGCCGCGAGATCGCGCGTGATTCGCAGTACGCCACGATCATGGGCGAGAACCTCTGGCCCGAAGAGGTGCCCGAGTTCCGCACGCTGGGTTATGCGCTGTACCAGGGCGCTGGACGACCTGGGCTCGCGGGTGCTGGCCGCGCTGGGCGCTGCATATCGGCTTGCCGCAGGACTGGTTCGCCGACAAGACCCATTTCGGCAACTCGATCCTGCGCCCGATCCACTATCCGCCGATCACTGAAGACGAGATCCCGAACGAGCGCGCGGGCGCGCACGAGGACATCAACCTGATCACGCTGCTGGTGGGCGCCAGCGCAGAGGGGCTGCAGGTGCTGACGCGCCAGGGCGACTGGCTGCCGGTCACTACCTCCGGCGATGCCATCGTGGTCAACATCGGCGACATGCCGCAGCGCCTGAGCAACCACGTACCCGTCGACCAGCCACCGGGTGGTCAACCCGACCGGTCCCAAGGCGCGCGAGCCGCGCTACTCGGTTCCCTTCTTCCTGCACCCGAACCCGGATTTCCTGATCGAGACCCTGCCGCAGTGCATCACGCCGGACAATCCGAATCGCTATCCGCAGCCGATCACCGCGAATGACTACCTGATGCAGCGGCTGCGCGAGATCAAGCTGATCTGAGGGTGCCACGTCCGCGCGCCCGAGAATCGGGGCGCGCGTCAGCTCTTGCCAGGCTCTTCGTTGGTGCGCATGCGCGCAAGCATGGCGCGGACCTTGAGGCGAAACAGCGCCGCTTCGCGCTCGGCGTCGGCGGATTGCGCGGAGTCTGGTTCCGGCGCAACAGGCATCGCGTCCTGTGCCGGAGGCAGCGGAGCCGCGACGGGAACCGCCGGCGCAGCAGCCGGGCGCGGTGGCAATGGGGCAGCAGGCGCGGCGGGGCCCGCGCGGCAGCGGCGGTCGGGCCAGGAACTGGCGCAGCGGGCAGGGGTGGCTGGGTTGCCGGGCGCGCCGTTGACTGCCTGGGCGCAACCGCCGGCGCGGGTCCCGAGGCGACCTGGGGCGCAGGGACGGCGGGCGATGGGACCGGGGGCACTGCGGCCGCGGGGGGCGTGACCGGCGTCAACGATCTGGGCGAGCCGAACGAGAACCCGTCGATCGACTCGTCCGCGTCTTCGAACCGGTCCAGTCCGAGCTTGCTCTCGTCGAACTCGATGACATCCACGGCACTGACGGGCGCTGGTGCCGGAATCACCCCAGGCACGAAGGTCGCGGTGGCGAGCGAAGGCGGTTCAGGCTCTGGTGGCGCGGACACGGGCCCCGGCAAGGTCTGCGCCACGGGCGGTTGCACCTCCGGCGGCGCGGGCGAATGCGCCGTCGCCAGGATGACCGGATCGGCTGCCGCTGGCGCGGGCGTCGCTGCAGCAGCGGGCTGCTCGCGGCGCAGCTTCTGCTTCAGTTCCTCCGGCAGTTCCTCGGAAAACAGTGAATCGTCCTCGCGCACGACAAAGCGGGCGATGCGGTCAAACAAGGCGTCGTCGATGCGCTCCCAGGGAACTTGCTTGCGGCTGCTCCCGAGCCAACTCGCATTGTCCAGCACCATGCGCAATACCGGATCCTCGGCGGAAATCTGCGCCTGCAGGCGCGCCTTGATGTAGCCGCGGGCGTGGAAAGTCGCCGCCGAGAGCTCGCCCTGTGGGGTGCGCTTCTCCTCCTTGATGCCACCCAGGTGGTACTGGCGGAACAGGCTGGTCAGGGTACGCACACGAGTGACGTTGTCCGCTCGAACCGCCGGTGTGCGCTCGGGATCGACTCGCAGCGACCAGGTCATGGTCACCAGAAAGCTGCGGTGACGGCGTTCGTGCTCGACCTTGTAGTCGAAAAACGGCACGGTGCACAGCTCGCCATAGCCCTGGATGGGCATCTGCACCACAAATGCAGGACGGACCTCCAGCAAGGTGGCCGCAAGGCCCTCCAGGTACTGGGTCAGCGCCTTCATCCGCGGCTCGATCTGGGTGCGGTAGCGCGTCTCAAGCGCCTCGCGTTCGCGCGCCACCTGCTCGGCTTGCAGCCGTTGCTGGTCAGCTTCGCGCTTGAGTCGTTCGAGAAAGGACACGCGCCGTCGCCAAGTCAGAACCAAGGATCATGATAACGGGCGCTGCGGTCGCCGCAAGCCCGGATTGAGTCTGCGTCACCCTGCGTTTCGCCTGTGCGCCGTCGTTGCGTATGCTGCGCGAAGATATCCACCGATCGCTGCCATGTCCGCCACAGAATTGCGCGTAGTCCTGCTGATCCTCGGCCTCGTCGTGCTCGGGGTCATCTACTGGTACGGGCGGCCGGCGCGGCGGATGGCCAGTGAGGCGCGCGCCGAACACGCGCGGCGCGAACCGGTACTTGGCGACGGCAGCGATGCCGAGCCCCCGTTTTCCGCCCTTGGGGATGAGCCCTGGCACCGCGACGGCGCCAGTCACGACCTGCCTGCATTCGAGATCGACGGCCTCAGTGAGCGCGAGGACCGACCGGAGCCGTCGGCCCAGCGGGTCGGCCACCGCGAGGCCGCGCCGCACGACCGCATCATCAGCCTGTATGTGGTGGCGCAGGACGGCTACACCCTGCACGGACCGGAACTGGTGGTCGCGGCGGAAAAGGCCGGGCTGGTGCACGGCGACCTCGGCATCTTCCATCGCCTGGTCGACAGCAAGCCCGAGCTGGGGCCGATCTTCAGCATGGCCAACATGGTGCGCCCGGGCGTGTTCGACCTTGCCCAGATGGACAGTTTCAGCACGCCGGGCGTGGTCCTGTTCCTGACCCTGCCCGGGCCACTGTCGGCGTTGGATGCCTGGGACACCATGCTGCCGGCGGCGCAGCGCTTCTCCGACCTGCTCGGCGCGCAGTTGCTGGACGACCAGCGCACGCCGCTGGGACGCCAGCGGATCGCGGCGCTGCGCGACGAGTTGCGCGCGTACGACCGCAAGCGCGAGCAGTTGCAGATCAAGCCCGGCTGGTAGGCCCCGCGCATGTCCAGCGAAGCTCAGATTGCGGACCGCATCGCCTGGCTGCGCGACGAGATCCGCGGCCACGACTACCGCTACCACGTGCTCGACGCGCCGACCATCCCGGACGCCGAGTACGACTCGCTGTTCCACGAACTGCGGCGGCTCGAGGAGGCGCACCCGGAGTTCGCGAGTGCCGATTCGCCGACCCGGCGGGTCGGCGCGGCTCCCATCGATGGCGACTTCCCGGCGATCGCCCACGCGCTGCCGATGCTCTCCCTGGGCAACGCTTTCAGCCGCGAGGACGTGTTGGAGTTCGTCGTGCGCATCGAACAGGCGCTTGGGCAGCGCTACATCGAGTTCTCGGTCGAACCGAAGCTGGACGGCCTGGCGATCAGCCTGCGCTACGAAAACGGGCGCCTGGCCTATGCCGCGACCCGCGGCGACGGTGTGACTGGCGAGGATGTCAGCCACAGCGTGCGCACGATCAAGGCCGTGCCGCTGGTGCTGGCGCCGGGCAGCGGCTGCCGGCGGTGCTCGAGGTGCGTGGCGAGGTTCATGCCGCGCGCCGGTTTCCACGAGTTCAACCGGCGCGCGCGCGAGCGCGGCGACAAGGAGTTGGTCAATCCGCGCAATGCCGCCGCGGGCAGCGTGCGCCAGAAGAATCCGCGGCTGGCCGCCGCGCGCCCGTTGGCCTTCTATGCCTACGGCCTGGGCGAGGTCGCTGGCGGTGCGCTGGCAGACACCCACACCGGATTGCTGGCGCGGCTGCGCGCGTTCGGGTTGCCGCTGTCGCCCGAGATCGATGTCGCGGTCGGCGCGGAGGGCTGTCTGGCCTATTTCGAGCGCATCGGTGCGCGCCGGCCGCAGTTGCCCTACGACATCGACGGCGTGGTCTACAAAGTCAACCGCATCGACTGGCAGCGGGAGCTCGGTTTCGTCTCGCGCGCACCGCGCTGGGCGATCGCGCACAAGTTCCCGGCTGAGGAGGCTCTGACGCGGTTGCTCGCGATCGAGCTGCAGGTCGGGCGCACCGGCGCGCTGACCCCGGTGGCGCGGCTGGAGCCGGTGTTTGTCGGTGGCACCACCGTGTCGAATGCGACCCTGCACAATTTCGATGAGGTGGCGCGCAAGGATCTGCGGCCGGGCGATACGGTGATCGTGCGCCGTGCGGGCGACGTGATCCCGGAGGTCGTCGGCCCGGTGCTCGAACGGCGCCCGGCGGACGCCCAACCGGCGCCGCTGCCGCAGACCTGCCCCGAGTGCGGTTCTCCGGCGCGCCGCGAGGAGGGTGAGGCGGCGATCCGCTGCACGGGTGGACTGGTGTGCCCGGCGCAGCGCAAGGAGGCGATCCGTTTCTTCGCCTCGCGCCGGGTCATGAACATCGAGGGCATCGGCGACAAGCTGGCTGAGCAACTCATCGATGCCGGGCTGGTGAGCGATATCTCCGATCTCTACAAGCTGGACCTGGCCACGCTCGCGGGCCTGGATCGCATGGGCGAGCGCTCGGCGGCCAACATCCTGGCCGAGCTGGAACGCAGCAAGTCGACCACCCTGGAGCGTTTCCTGTTTTCGCTGGGTATCCGTGATGTGGGCGAATCCACCGCGAAGGCGCTGGCCAAGCACTTCGGCAGCCTGGACCGGATCATCGACGCCAGCCGGCGCCTCGCGCCGTACTTCGCCGACCCGGCGGCTCTGAAACAGGCGGAGACGAAGAAAGCCTTTGCCGCCGAGCCGCTGATCGCAGTGCCCGACATCGGACCGGTGGTCGCCGAGCGTTTGTGCAGCTTCTACAGCGACGAGCGCAATTTGCGCATCATCGGCGAGATGCGCCAGGCGGGGTGCACTGGCCCGAGACCGACCCGGCGCAGCGCGTCGACGGCCCGCTGAAGGGTCAGACCGTGGTGTTGACCGGCACGCTCGACAGCCTGACCCGCGACCAGGCCGGCGCGCGGCTGGAGGCGCTCGGCGCGAAAGTGTCCGGCAGCGTGTCGAAGAAGACCAGTTTCGTGGTCGCCGGCAGCGAGGCGGGGTCGAAGCTCACCAAGGCGCAGGAATTGGGCGTGCCGGTGCTGGACGAGGCGGCGTTGCTGGCCTTGCTGGCGCAGCATGGGGACATGGGGTGAGTGCCGGAGCCTCGCGCGCAGCCCGGAGTGCGGTCCTCCGGGTACTTGCGGCAAGTAACCGGGGAAGGCGCTGCGCGCCCACCCCGGGCTGCGCGTGGGTGTCGTGAGCCACGATCTGCGCGGTCTGCTCGAGCGTCGCGCGCTGCTTGGCGACACCATCCGCGAGTTCTTCCGCGCCCGCGGTGTGCTCGAAGTGACCACGCCGGTGCTGTCGCAGGCCGGCAACACCGATCCGAACATCGAGAGTTTCACCACGCACTACCGCGGGCCGCAGGCCGGTGGCCCGCCACAGCGCTGGCTGCGCACCTCGCCCGAGTACTTCCACAAGCGGCTGCTGGCCGCCGGCAGCGGCGATATCTACGAGATCGCCTCGGTGTTCCGCGACGGCGAATGCGGCGCGCGGCACAACCCGGAATTCACCCTGCTGGAGTGGTACCGGGTCGGCTTCGACCATCATGTCCTGATGGACGAAGTCGAGGCGCTGGTAGCGGCCGTGGCGGCCGCATTCGGGCGCACGCCCGGCTCCGCGCGCCGGCTGAGCTTCCGGCAGGCCTTCGTCGAGTTCGCCAGCGTCGATCCGCTCGAAGCGGATGAGGACTCCCTGTGGCTGGCGCTCGCCGGCTTCGGCATCGACCGGGAAGGGTTGGGGCGCGACGACGCGCTCGACCTGATCCGCAGCCACATCGTAGAGCCCGCGCTGGCGCGCGAGCCAGCGGTGTTCATCCAGGCCTTCCCGGCCAGCCAGGCCGCCCTGGCCCGGATCGATCCGGACGATCCGCGCGTGGCGCGTCGCTTCGAGTTGTACCTCGGCGGCAGCGAGATTGCCAACGGCTACCACGAGCTCGGCGACGCCGCCGAGCAGCGCGCCCGCTTCGAGCGCGACCTCGCCACCCGCCGCGCGCGCGGCGCGCCCGAGCCCGCCATTGACCAGCACCTGCTCACGGCGCTGCCCGGCATGCCCGACTGCGCCGGCGTCGCCGTCGGCCTCGAGCGCCTCCTCGGCTGGGCGCTCCGCGAGCCGCGCATCGACCGGCTGCTGGCATTTCCGTTCGCACAGGCCTGAGCCGTGATGCTGCGCGCAGCCACGACTTCAGGCCCCGACTCCAGTCGCCTCGCGCTGGCTTCGTCCTGCTCGCGACGGGCCGGAGCGCAGCTCGCGCATGATTGCCGCCGCGTGCGCGGTCCTGTCGGAAACCTGGTGCAGCGTCAGGATGACACATCGGTCGGCGCATTCATGCTGGATCCGCCCTGGACCACCTCGTCCGTTCCGTCCGCGCCCAGCACCCGCCCGATCGTCAGCCCGACCTGACGCAACCTCCAGACCAGCCGGTCGCGACTGATGCCCAGCTCGCGCGCAGCGTCCACGCCGTTGCCGTGCTTGCGCAGCGCCGCGATGCCTTCCTCGAGCGAGGCATCATTCGCCTCGCGTTCGGCCTCCAGGGTTTCCAGCAGGCCAAGCCGGGCCAGGCGCTGGCGCAGGGTCGAGGTGGGTATCGCACGGCCGCCGGTTCCAAAGGCCCGCGTCAGGACCATATCCTCGGCCATGCGCGCGATGATGCCGCGGTGCTCGCGCAGCTTGTCGCGCAACAGCTCCCGCAACTGTGTCGCTTCGGTGCCTCGAGGCAGTCGTCCGGAGGTCGGAGGCGCCTCGATCGCGGACGCTGCAGGTGCAATCGACGCCTCGGGCGTTGCCTCGACCGCAGGCAGCAACTCGGGCAGCACCAGGTCGTCGCGCTCGATGCGCCGGCGCCCGGCATCCAGCATCAGCACGGTGCGTTCGATGGTGTGCTGCAGGCCGCGCAGGTTGCCTGCCAGGTCCCAGGCGAAGCCCTCGAGCAAGGCGAGTGCCTCAGCGGAAAAATGCAATGGACCACTCTCGAAGTGCCGCGCGGCCGCGGCCAGCATGCGCTCGGCGAGCGGCACGACATCGGCACGGCGCTCGCCAAGTGGTGGCAACGTGACCACGAGTTGCCCCAGGCGGAAGTAAAGATCCTCGCGGAAGAGCCGTTCGCGCACCAGCTCCCGCAGATCGCGGTTGGTCGCGGCGATTACCTGGATGTCGACGTTGACCTCGTCGCCCGAGCCGAGAGCCGAATAGCGCCCGGACTCAACCAGCCGCAACAGCCGCGGCTGGAGTTCCAGCGGCATCGAGTTGATCTCGTCGATGAAGAGGATGCCACCGTCGGCCAGCAGTGCCTTGCCGGCGCGGCCGGCCGCGGCGACGTTGAATCCCGAACGCTTCGAGAAGCCGAACAACTCGGCCGCCAGCGCGTCGGCATTCGAGGCCTGGCCGCAGTCGAGGGTCACAAAGGGCCGTTCGCGGCGGCGGCTCGGGAATGAAAGCGGCGTGCCAGGTGCGTCTTGCCGCTGCCGGTCGGTCCCTGCAGCAGCACAGTCACGCGGTCGGCCTTCGCGGCTTTTGCGAGCACGCGGCCCACGTGATCCTGGAACGCCGGGTCGCGGCTCGCGAGCACGTCCAGTTCGGCGCCGAACTGCTCGCTGCGCAGTGCGTCATTGTCCGCCAGCGCTGCCTCGCGCTCGCGCCGCGCCCGCGCGAGCAGTTCGATCAGCGTCAGCAGCCGCTCGCTGATCGCTGCAAAATCCCGCGCCCATTGCTCATCCTCCACGCTGAAGCAGGGGCGATCCTCGCGTCGGTCGAGATAGAGCACGCCGAGGGAAGGCAGGTCGGGCGCGTCTCCGTGGCGCACAAGGTGCGATCGCAATGACGCTGTGGATGTGTTGCCGGTCCATGCTCGTGCTGCGGGTCAGGCCGGGCCGGTCGACCTGCTCCCGACCAGGCCTGGTGCATGGCGCGCCTGAGAATCGTGGTGGAAGCCACCAGGCTGACCGCTGACCCGGAAAGCCGTTCTCCGGAGT contains:
- a CDS encoding sigma 54-interacting transcriptional regulator, encoding MRSHLVRHGDAPDLPSLGVLYLDRREDRPCFSVEDEQWARDFAAISERLLTLIELLARARREREAALADNDALRSEQFGAELDVLASRDPAFQDHVGRVLAKAAKADRVTVLLQGPTGSGKTHLARRFHSRAAAANGPL
- the genX gene encoding EF-P lysine aminoacylase GenX — translated: MRGLLERRALLGDTIREFFRARGVLEVTTPVLSQAGNTDPNIESFTTHYRGPQAGGPPQRWLRTSPEYFHKRLLAAGSGDIYEIASVFRDGECGARHNPEFTLLEWYRVGFDHHVLMDEVEALVAAVAAAFGRTPGSARRLSFRQAFVEFASVDPLEADEDSLWLALAGFGIDREGLGRDDALDLIRSHIVEPALAREPAVFIQAFPASQAALARIDPDDPRVARRFELYLGGSEIANGYHELGDAAEQRARFERDLATRRARGAPEPAIDQHLLTALPGMPDCAGVAVGLERLLGWALREPRIDRLLAFPFAQA
- the zipA gene encoding cell division protein ZipA, whose product is MSATELRVVLLILGLVVLGVIYWYGRPARRMASEARAEHARREPVLGDGSDAEPPFSALGDEPWHRDGASHDLPAFEIDGLSEREDRPEPSAQRVGHREAAPHDRIISLYVVAQDGYTLHGPELVVAAEKAGLVHGDLGIFHRLVDSKPELGPIFSMANMVRPGVFDLAQMDSFSTPGVVLFLTLPGPLSALDAWDTMLPAAQRFSDLLGAQLLDDQRTPLGRQRIAALRDELRAYDRKREQLQIKPGW